One window from the genome of Dyadobacter sp. CECT 9275 encodes:
- a CDS encoding nucleotide exchange factor GrpE: MKKLMLAFILVACAAGGSFAQTATLVITKVDKATVPLNIRTAADKDFPGGEKLNFGTVPAKLYADGYRITYNENNLDGAKPEFYYLTISGKGYKGDAVYDKNGNLIHYKEKIANEILPLAVIDAIKIKYPDAVLMKDSESIKKGLRSKVETYHVSFKNKGKKGFAIVDVNGRILHSRA, from the coding sequence ATGAAAAAATTGATGCTGGCCTTCATCCTCGTGGCATGCGCCGCAGGAGGCTCCTTCGCACAGACTGCTACACTGGTAATCACAAAAGTGGATAAAGCCACCGTACCCCTTAACATCAGGACAGCAGCAGATAAAGATTTTCCCGGTGGAGAAAAACTTAATTTTGGTACCGTTCCTGCAAAATTATATGCAGATGGCTATCGGATCACTTACAATGAAAATAACCTCGACGGAGCAAAACCGGAGTTCTATTACTTAACCATTTCGGGCAAAGGATACAAGGGGGATGCTGTTTATGACAAAAATGGCAATCTGATACACTACAAAGAAAAAATAGCAAACGAGATTTTACCCTTAGCAGTTATTGACGCCATCAAAATAAAATATCCTGATGCCGTGCTGATGAAGGATAGTGAGTCTATCAAAAAGGGACTGCGCTCAAAAGTGGAAACCTACCATGTAAGTTTTAAAAACAAGGGTAAAAAAGGATTTGCCATCGTGGACGTAAATGGACGTATCCTGCATTCCAGAGCCTGA
- a CDS encoding MutS family DNA mismatch repair protein, with amino-acid sequence MNKINRSEHPEIYFKEALLKAQEEEKKAQKTFNLLAILRLLSFLSIVAFAWLWNNTGAGTWGLVLAALVLVFFYLMRRQQIFRRLRDYQRNIQIINEDELQRLSFRFTRKENGSEYQKKDHPYASDLDIFGDYSLYKLLNRTRTAAGSRRLSGWLKAPAALEEILMRQEASAEFSTRPDWRQNWEAIALLHKNADQQIGAFQVWLHETLPQELVSSLKWRFWPVVTLVLAILAGFNLLPVWPLALSLLWHLLILKRYQLLIQTLTSKTTALGQTLVAYAELLEQADGAPCNSRWWKERKSKISGSHDALLKAGKLFDKLDFRNNPYFAIFVGIPTLWDLHCLAGLESWKTTHAAHLQQWLDVLADTEAMNSIAGFRFANPAYTIPQITWDNGISIETKDLGHPLIRPEKRISNTFQMNGLGQTVLITGSNMSGKSTFLRTVGLNIVLAQTGAVVCASSFSCSPARVFSSMRTQDSLEESTSSFYAELKRLRQLLELSDENEKLPVFYLLDEILKGTNSADRHRGAEALIRQLHSKRSAGMVSTHDLELGEWGAHADFVHNFHFRSDVEDGQLKFDYKLYDGICRSFNASELMRMMGIDIDMQNK; translated from the coding sequence ATGAATAAAATAAACCGTTCGGAGCATCCTGAAATCTATTTTAAAGAAGCACTTTTAAAGGCGCAGGAAGAAGAAAAAAAAGCGCAAAAAACATTTAACCTGCTTGCCATTTTACGCCTGTTGTCCTTTCTGTCCATAGTTGCTTTTGCCTGGCTATGGAATAACACGGGTGCAGGTACCTGGGGCCTCGTATTGGCCGCACTGGTACTTGTATTTTTCTATCTGATGCGTCGCCAACAGATTTTCAGACGGCTGAGGGACTATCAACGGAACATTCAGATTATCAATGAAGACGAACTGCAACGGCTTTCTTTTAGGTTTACAAGAAAGGAAAACGGGAGTGAGTATCAGAAGAAGGATCACCCTTATGCGTCCGACCTGGACATCTTTGGCGACTACTCCCTGTACAAATTATTGAACCGCACCCGAACCGCGGCAGGTAGCCGGCGCCTTTCCGGATGGCTTAAAGCACCTGCCGCACTGGAAGAAATCCTGATGAGGCAGGAAGCCTCAGCCGAATTTTCCACCCGTCCCGATTGGAGACAAAACTGGGAAGCAATAGCGCTTTTACACAAAAACGCCGACCAGCAAATTGGCGCCTTTCAGGTTTGGCTCCATGAAACTTTGCCTCAGGAGTTGGTATCTTCCCTGAAATGGAGATTCTGGCCCGTCGTAACGCTGGTGCTCGCGATACTGGCCGGGTTTAACCTATTACCTGTCTGGCCGCTTGCGCTCAGCCTGCTTTGGCATCTGCTTATTCTGAAACGTTACCAACTGCTTATCCAGACATTGACAAGCAAAACCACGGCACTGGGACAGACACTGGTAGCATACGCTGAACTCCTTGAACAAGCAGATGGAGCCCCCTGCAACTCGCGCTGGTGGAAAGAACGAAAGTCAAAAATTTCAGGATCGCATGATGCGCTGCTGAAAGCAGGGAAGCTTTTCGACAAGCTGGATTTCAGGAACAACCCTTACTTTGCCATTTTTGTAGGTATACCCACCCTTTGGGATCTTCATTGCCTGGCTGGTCTGGAAAGCTGGAAAACCACACATGCAGCTCATCTGCAGCAATGGCTGGATGTACTTGCCGACACCGAAGCAATGAACAGTATAGCCGGTTTCAGGTTTGCCAATCCGGCCTATACCATCCCGCAGATTACCTGGGACAATGGGATTAGCATCGAGACAAAAGATCTGGGACACCCGCTGATCAGGCCCGAAAAAAGGATCAGCAACACATTTCAGATGAATGGGCTGGGACAAACCGTATTGATCACCGGCTCTAATATGTCGGGTAAAAGTACCTTTCTGAGGACCGTCGGACTGAACATCGTCCTGGCTCAGACCGGGGCCGTGGTTTGTGCCTCCTCCTTTTCATGCTCACCGGCAAGGGTTTTCAGCAGTATGAGAACACAGGATTCGCTGGAAGAAAGTACTTCCTCCTTTTACGCAGAGTTAAAAAGGCTGCGCCAGCTTCTGGAACTCTCCGATGAAAACGAAAAACTCCCTGTTTTCTATTTACTCGACGAAATTCTGAAAGGCACTAACTCTGCGGACAGACATCGCGGTGCGGAAGCACTGATCCGACAACTGCATTCCAAAAGATCAGCCGGCATGGTTTCCACACATGACCTTGAGCTGGGAGAGTGGGGAGCCCATGCGGATTTTGTACATAATTTCCATTTCCGGTCGGATGTTGAAGACGGCCAGCTCAAATTTGACTATAAACTTTATGATGGCATCTGCCGGAGTTTTAACGCCTCCGAACTGATGCGGATGATGGGAATTGATATCGACATGCAAAACAAATGA
- the lon gene encoding endopeptidase La, with amino-acid sequence MKFEPSDLYSRLLVSDSDLDSLEIVPLGGPEGADEPLELPNELAILPIRQTVLFPGMVIPVTVVRQKAIRLVKKIYRNSDINLRILGAVTQAKPNKEDPTADDLYNIGTVAQILKMITLPDGNVTIIVQGRQRFEIKAIIHEEPYLTASVQAIEDNFPGQTKKESKALLQSLRDGAHKIMKLNPEIPQEARIALDNIESPIFLIHFLSSNINVEVADKQKLLEEKISHKQANLLLQYMMREIEMLELKREIQSKASSDIDQQQRDYFLRQQIKVLHDELGMDSPERDLDEIRLKASQKKWPANVRSHFDKELSKLQRINPMAPEYPVTMNYLETLVDLPWGEYTKDNFDLLRAQKILDADHFGLEKVKERIIEYLAVLKLKGNLKAPILCLYGPPGVGKTSLGKSIAKALNREYIRMALGGVHDEAEIRGHRKTYIGAMPGKIVQNIKKAGSANPVFILDEIDKVSSDYRGDPSSALLEVLDPEQNSSFTDNYLEVEYDLSRVLFVATANALDTIHPALRDRMEIIEMTGYTIEEKLQIAKRYLVPKQRKDHGLKATDIKIDDASLLKIIEGYTRESGVRNLEQKVGTVIRKIAKSIAMDQEYPKTIKAEQIEKYLGAEIFDKDLYQDNDFAGVVTGLAWTSVGGEILFIETSLSRGKGGLTLSGQLGDVMKESAVAALSYLKANADRLGIDYRIFNHYDLHVHVPAGAVPKDGPSAGVTMVTSMASIFTQRRVKPYLAMTGEITLRGKVLPVGGVKEKILAARRAGVREIILCVKNRKDVEEVPANYIKDLTFHYVDQIDEVLAIALLPEKVNNPTHFVFPEEKREKEESGYVTLNA; translated from the coding sequence ATGAAATTTGAACCTTCTGACTTATATAGTCGGCTGCTTGTATCCGATTCGGATCTGGACAGCCTAGAAATTGTACCTCTTGGTGGACCCGAAGGAGCTGATGAACCTCTTGAACTTCCCAATGAACTTGCTATCCTCCCCATAAGGCAAACCGTGCTTTTCCCGGGAATGGTGATACCTGTGACTGTTGTCCGGCAAAAAGCGATACGCCTTGTCAAAAAAATATACCGCAATTCGGATATCAATTTACGAATACTCGGCGCTGTAACCCAGGCGAAGCCCAACAAGGAAGACCCCACTGCCGACGACCTCTATAATATCGGTACGGTTGCCCAAATCCTGAAAATGATTACCCTGCCGGATGGTAACGTGACCATCATTGTGCAGGGAAGGCAGCGGTTTGAGATAAAAGCCATCATTCATGAAGAACCTTACCTGACGGCCTCTGTCCAGGCTATTGAAGATAACTTCCCCGGACAAACCAAAAAGGAGTCGAAAGCGTTGCTGCAATCACTCCGCGACGGGGCACACAAGATCATGAAACTGAATCCGGAGATACCTCAGGAGGCACGTATCGCACTGGATAATATAGAAAGCCCTATTTTCCTGATCCACTTTCTTTCTTCCAATATCAATGTTGAGGTTGCCGACAAGCAGAAACTGCTCGAGGAAAAGATAAGCCATAAACAGGCCAATCTGTTGCTTCAGTACATGATGAGGGAAATTGAAATGCTGGAACTGAAACGGGAAATCCAGAGCAAGGCGAGCTCGGATATTGATCAGCAGCAAAGGGATTATTTCCTTCGCCAGCAAATAAAAGTACTGCATGATGAGCTGGGAATGGACAGCCCGGAGAGAGACCTGGACGAAATCCGCCTGAAAGCCTCTCAGAAAAAATGGCCCGCAAATGTGCGCAGTCATTTTGATAAAGAGTTATCCAAGCTGCAGCGAATTAATCCTATGGCGCCCGAGTATCCGGTAACAATGAATTACCTGGAAACACTGGTGGATCTGCCCTGGGGCGAATATACAAAAGACAATTTTGACCTGTTACGTGCGCAAAAAATTCTGGATGCAGACCACTTTGGCCTTGAAAAGGTGAAAGAACGCATTATTGAGTACCTGGCCGTGCTGAAGCTAAAAGGGAACCTGAAGGCGCCAATCCTCTGCCTGTATGGCCCTCCCGGCGTAGGTAAAACTTCTCTGGGAAAGTCCATCGCCAAGGCACTGAACAGGGAATATATCCGTATGGCACTCGGCGGTGTACACGATGAGGCGGAAATCCGCGGGCACCGGAAAACCTACATTGGCGCTATGCCTGGAAAAATTGTTCAGAACATCAAGAAAGCAGGTTCGGCTAATCCGGTGTTTATCCTGGACGAGATAGATAAGGTAAGTTCTGATTATAGAGGGGATCCTTCCTCGGCTTTGCTTGAGGTACTGGATCCTGAGCAAAACTCTTCATTTACAGACAATTACCTGGAAGTAGAATATGATCTTTCCAGAGTACTCTTTGTAGCCACTGCCAACGCACTTGATACCATCCACCCTGCTTTGAGAGACCGGATGGAGATTATTGAGATGACGGGTTATACTATTGAAGAAAAACTCCAGATCGCAAAAAGATACCTGGTACCCAAACAAAGGAAAGATCACGGCCTGAAAGCTACGGATATCAAAATTGACGATGCTTCTCTTCTGAAGATCATCGAAGGATATACGCGGGAATCGGGTGTAAGGAACCTGGAACAAAAAGTGGGAACGGTGATTCGTAAAATTGCCAAATCCATTGCCATGGATCAGGAATATCCGAAAACCATTAAGGCTGAACAAATTGAGAAATACCTGGGTGCGGAAATCTTCGACAAAGATCTGTATCAGGATAATGATTTTGCCGGTGTGGTAACAGGCCTGGCATGGACCTCCGTCGGTGGCGAAATTCTGTTCATAGAAACAAGCCTGAGCCGGGGAAAGGGCGGACTTACACTCTCAGGACAGCTGGGTGATGTAATGAAGGAATCGGCCGTAGCGGCGCTATCCTATCTGAAAGCCAATGCAGACAGGCTGGGTATTGATTACCGGATTTTTAATCATTATGACCTGCACGTACACGTGCCTGCCGGTGCAGTTCCAAAGGATGGCCCGTCCGCGGGTGTGACGATGGTAACGTCCATGGCCAGCATTTTCACGCAGCGGAGGGTAAAACCTTACCTCGCAATGACCGGCGAAATAACCCTCAGAGGCAAAGTGCTGCCGGTTGGCGGAGTAAAAGAAAAGATACTCGCTGCCAGAAGGGCCGGTGTTCGGGAAATTATTCTTTGTGTCAAAAACCGCAAAGATGTGGAGGAAGTACCTGCCAATTATATTAAAGATCTTACATTCCATTACGTGGATCAGATCGATGAAGTACTGGCCATTGCTTTACTTCCCGAGAAGGTAAATAATCCAACCCACTTTGTTTTTCCGGAAGAAAAGAGAGAAAAAGAAGAGAGCGGTTATGTTACGCTCAACGCCTGA
- a CDS encoding tagaturonate reductase: MSLPQLSPALLSQQPEILPAYETLLSMPEKIIQFGTGVLLRGLPDYFVNKANQQGIFNGRIVVVKSTSGGGTDAFQEQSSLFSHTIRGIENGEQIDQTIINSAISRTLSASKDWAQILECAANPAMQIVFSNTTEVGIQLTNDDIFANPPLSFPGKLTAFLYRRYQTFNGSQDSGMVIVPTELIIGNGEKLKEIVLEQALRHQLDKAFLRWVEESNYFCNSLVDRIVPGKPDQETIETLSEKNGFQDGLLIVSEVYRLWAIEASSEKVKQILSFAEADSGVVIAPNIDLFRELKLRLLNGTHTLASGLCYLSGLTTVRESMENAATSAFIRDLMLEELAPAIPYQLPLQQAQDFGNQVLDRFRNPFIRHQLIDITVQYTAKMKMRNIPTLLNHYRKTDTVPVLFAKGFAAFLQFMKVVSQKDGIFYGERDGQLYPVKCDSAEYFYKIWKDSSSPESVADKVLADQALWGTDLSRLEGFANAVKENLAAFKQKQAIAE, translated from the coding sequence ATGTCTTTACCTCAGCTTTCCCCCGCACTGCTTTCGCAGCAGCCGGAAATATTACCGGCATATGAAACCCTGCTTTCTATGCCTGAAAAAATCATTCAGTTTGGAACCGGAGTACTTCTTCGGGGCCTTCCCGATTACTTCGTTAACAAAGCGAATCAGCAGGGTATCTTCAACGGCAGAATTGTCGTGGTAAAATCAACGTCCGGTGGTGGAACGGATGCTTTTCAGGAACAATCCAGCCTGTTTTCTCACACCATCAGAGGGATTGAAAATGGCGAACAGATTGATCAGACGATCATTAACAGTGCCATCAGCCGGACCTTATCAGCCAGTAAAGACTGGGCTCAAATCCTGGAATGCGCTGCCAATCCAGCTATGCAGATTGTTTTTTCAAATACAACGGAAGTCGGCATACAGCTGACCAACGATGATATATTCGCTAATCCCCCGTTATCATTTCCAGGAAAATTAACGGCTTTTTTATATCGTCGTTATCAGACTTTTAATGGTTCACAAGACTCCGGGATGGTGATCGTCCCAACGGAACTGATCATCGGAAATGGTGAAAAATTAAAAGAAATTGTACTGGAACAGGCCCTGCGCCACCAGCTCGACAAAGCTTTTTTACGTTGGGTTGAAGAAAGCAACTATTTCTGCAACTCCCTTGTAGACCGTATCGTTCCCGGCAAGCCAGACCAGGAAACGATTGAAACACTTTCAGAAAAAAACGGGTTTCAAGACGGGCTGCTCATTGTGTCGGAGGTGTACCGGCTATGGGCTATTGAAGCCTCCAGTGAAAAAGTCAAACAAATTCTGAGCTTTGCAGAAGCAGACAGCGGAGTTGTTATCGCTCCCAATATTGATCTTTTCCGGGAACTCAAACTCAGGCTGCTTAATGGTACCCATACACTTGCTTCGGGGCTCTGTTATCTGAGCGGGCTTACTACGGTCCGCGAAAGTATGGAAAATGCTGCAACATCGGCTTTCATCCGGGACCTGATGCTGGAAGAGCTGGCTCCGGCAATTCCGTATCAGCTGCCTCTGCAACAGGCGCAGGATTTTGGAAACCAGGTACTGGACCGTTTCAGAAATCCGTTCATCCGGCATCAGCTGATAGATATTACCGTTCAGTATACCGCTAAGATGAAAATGCGCAACATCCCTACCCTGCTGAATCACTACAGAAAAACGGACACAGTTCCCGTGCTTTTTGCAAAAGGATTTGCTGCCTTTCTGCAATTTATGAAAGTGGTGAGTCAAAAGGATGGCATTTTTTACGGGGAGCGGGACGGGCAGTTATATCCTGTTAAATGTGATTCTGCCGAATATTTTTACAAAATATGGAAAGACAGCAGCTCACCCGAAAGTGTGGCAGACAAAGTTCTGGCTGACCAGGCGCTCTGGGGAACGGATCTTTCCAGGCTGGAAGGTTTTGCGAATGCAGTCAAAGAAAATCTGGCTGCCTTTAAACAGAAGCAGGCTATCGCAGAGTAA
- the rseP gene encoding RIP metalloprotease RseP codes for MEVLIMAGQLLLGLSILVGLHEWGHMAAAKLFGMRVEKYFIGFPPKVFSFKKGETEYGIGAIPLGGFVKISGMIDESMDTEAMSQEPQPWEFRSKPAWQRLIVMLGGIIVNIIVGIVIFIVIAYNQGEKFLSGAEVNKYGIVASELAQEIGLKTGDKIVEINGKPYQNFNDIMSPDVYLGSNSSYTVDRNGEKVQIDIPNNLIEKLSEPEQKGSFIKPLEPFEVGEIVVGSPAAKGGLQAGDKIIAVNGSDIRYFNQLQDVLQKLKDKQASFTVQRAGKQLPLSIQVAPEGTIGFYPKSLLHFTIVEYTLAQAIAVGTQDAFTIVYTYVKGFGKIFRGEVSASKALSGPIGIARMFGGIWDWGRFWYLTGLLSMVLAFTNALPIPALDGGHAVILSYEIISGRKPSDKFLENAQKVGMVLLLSLMAFAIFNDVWKVMF; via the coding sequence ATGGAAGTATTAATTATGGCCGGACAACTCCTATTGGGTTTGTCCATTTTGGTAGGATTGCACGAGTGGGGACACATGGCAGCGGCAAAACTGTTTGGAATGCGTGTGGAGAAATATTTTATCGGTTTCCCACCGAAAGTATTCAGTTTCAAAAAAGGAGAGACTGAATATGGTATAGGAGCCATACCACTGGGAGGATTTGTGAAAATATCAGGGATGATAGATGAATCCATGGATACCGAGGCCATGAGCCAGGAACCGCAGCCATGGGAGTTCCGTTCCAAGCCCGCCTGGCAGCGTTTAATTGTTATGCTGGGAGGAATTATCGTGAATATCATTGTTGGCATTGTTATTTTCATCGTAATCGCCTACAACCAGGGCGAAAAATTTCTGTCCGGTGCAGAGGTCAACAAATATGGTATCGTAGCCAGTGAACTCGCTCAGGAGATCGGGCTGAAAACTGGTGATAAAATTGTAGAAATCAACGGTAAACCTTATCAGAATTTCAACGATATCATGAGCCCAGATGTATACCTAGGCTCCAACAGCTCTTACACGGTTGACCGCAACGGCGAAAAAGTGCAGATCGACATTCCCAATAACCTGATAGAAAAACTATCGGAGCCGGAGCAGAAAGGCAGTTTCATCAAACCGCTTGAACCTTTCGAGGTAGGTGAAATAGTGGTAGGATCTCCCGCAGCCAAAGGCGGACTACAGGCTGGTGACAAAATCATTGCCGTAAACGGATCGGATATCAGGTATTTCAACCAGTTGCAGGATGTACTTCAGAAATTAAAAGATAAGCAGGCATCTTTCACTGTGCAACGGGCGGGCAAACAGTTGCCGCTTTCCATACAGGTAGCCCCGGAAGGCACCATCGGTTTTTATCCAAAAAGTCTTCTGCATTTCACCATTGTGGAATATACCCTGGCACAAGCCATAGCCGTCGGTACACAGGATGCCTTTACGATTGTTTACACCTATGTCAAAGGATTCGGTAAAATTTTCCGTGGTGAAGTTTCCGCATCAAAAGCCCTCAGCGGACCTATTGGCATAGCCCGGATGTTTGGTGGAATATGGGATTGGGGACGGTTCTGGTATCTGACAGGCCTGCTGTCAATGGTACTGGCCTTTACCAATGCACTTCCGATTCCGGCTTTGGACGGCGGACATGCCGTCATACTGTCCTATGAAATCATTTCAGGGCGTAAGCCATCCGATAAATTCCTTGAAAACGCACAGAAAGTGGGTATGGTACTACTGCTTAGCCTGATGGCCTTTGCCATTTTCAACGATGTTTGGAAAGTGATGTTCTGA
- a CDS encoding sensor histidine kinase, translating to MKLLNYTVRSYIAYSVVILLISIPAFYLVMHRIILRTVDKALMNEKEQLMSEIKLVMTEEQLMAFKKVDGNVEIVGVDYKVSDSLYTAGFSATGNKSKDYRHLVTPVSLGDKSYKMTIHKSLDDSKDLIKSIVSVQLFLLILLLAGLILINQVSSRKLWLPFYGTLRQLQNYDLGKHHPIRTSPTDIDEFRILGETVQHLIQKNHDVYQAQKEFTENASHETQTPLAIFRSKLELLMQTEPLTGQQAQLIGDLDDASQRLAQLNKSLVLLTKIENNQYPDTEDLEIAQLARRLVRQIGFQAEEKGVQIEEDFRNEIHVTANKALIETMMINLISNAIRYNHDNGKINISVTEKVLAVSNTGIPDPLPSEKVFERFYKAGKSRQSTGLGLAIVKKICDLYGYHVEYLFQGGLHTFFIHFGKEKPA from the coding sequence ATGAAACTGCTTAACTACACCGTCCGCTCGTACATCGCTTATTCCGTTGTTATCCTGCTGATTTCTATACCGGCTTTCTACCTGGTGATGCACCGGATCATTCTCCGTACAGTGGATAAAGCTCTGATGAATGAAAAGGAACAGCTGATGAGCGAAATAAAGCTGGTGATGACCGAAGAGCAGTTAATGGCGTTTAAAAAAGTGGATGGGAATGTGGAGATCGTCGGAGTCGACTATAAGGTGTCGGACTCACTGTACACAGCTGGGTTTTCTGCTACCGGGAATAAATCAAAAGATTACAGGCACCTTGTAACACCGGTGAGTCTGGGCGACAAATCTTATAAAATGACGATCCATAAGTCGCTGGACGACAGCAAGGATCTCATCAAAAGTATTGTGTCGGTTCAGCTTTTTCTGCTGATTCTTTTACTGGCCGGGCTCATCCTGATCAACCAGGTGAGTTCCAGAAAACTTTGGCTGCCTTTTTATGGAACGCTCCGGCAGCTGCAGAACTATGATCTGGGAAAACATCACCCTATCCGTACCTCACCTACGGATATTGACGAGTTCAGGATTTTGGGCGAAACCGTTCAGCACCTGATCCAGAAAAACCATGATGTGTACCAGGCACAGAAGGAATTTACCGAAAATGCCTCACACGAAACGCAGACGCCGCTGGCCATATTTCGCAGCAAACTTGAGCTGTTAATGCAAACAGAGCCCTTGACCGGGCAGCAGGCACAGCTGATAGGCGATCTGGATGATGCAAGCCAGCGTCTGGCGCAGTTAAACAAGTCGCTGGTGCTGCTAACAAAAATTGAGAACAATCAGTACCCGGACACGGAGGATCTGGAAATTGCCCAGCTTGCCAGGCGGCTTGTAAGACAAATCGGTTTTCAGGCTGAAGAGAAAGGTGTTCAGATTGAAGAGGATTTTCGGAATGAAATTCATGTGACGGCGAACAAGGCTTTGATAGAAACAATGATGATCAACCTCATAAGCAATGCGATCAGGTATAACCATGACAATGGGAAAATTAATATTTCGGTAACAGAGAAGGTGCTTGCTGTCAGTAACACCGGGATACCTGACCCGCTACCATCTGAAAAGGTATTTGAAAGATTTTACAAAGCTGGGAAAAGCCGCCAGAGTACCGGGCTGGGTCTTGCAATTGTGAAGAAGATATGTGATTTATATGGTTACCATGTTGAATATCTGTTTCAGGGAGGTTTACACACCTTCTTCATCCATTTTGGCAAGGAAAAACCAGCATGA
- a CDS encoding DUF6702 family protein — protein MLLQFVSEKGRLFFLPLCFLLTASIPAHEYHVSVTHMQYNPAEKLIEVSIRIFTDDLERALSENNGKRRFVIGNNDQNNSFIESYIRKNFVFFDSGKKNVPVHFLGKEQEEDATWIYMEIPYSASLTACSLQNSTLMDTFADQVNMTNVKYGNEKRTYLFKKGQPIHIL, from the coding sequence ATGCTTCTGCAATTCGTTTCAGAAAAAGGGAGGTTATTTTTTCTGCCTTTGTGCTTTTTGCTGACTGCCTCTATCCCCGCGCATGAATACCATGTGAGTGTAACGCACATGCAATACAACCCGGCTGAAAAGCTGATCGAGGTAAGCATCCGCATTTTTACAGACGACCTGGAAAGGGCATTGTCAGAAAATAATGGAAAGCGACGATTTGTCATTGGTAATAACGATCAAAATAATTCTTTTATCGAAAGTTATATCCGAAAGAATTTCGTCTTTTTTGATTCAGGAAAAAAAAATGTTCCGGTACATTTTTTGGGGAAAGAACAGGAAGAAGATGCCACCTGGATTTATATGGAAATACCTTACAGCGCTTCTCTCACAGCCTGCTCACTGCAAAATAGTACCCTAATGGACACATTTGCCGACCAGGTAAATATGACCAATGTTAAATACGGCAACGAAAAAAGAACTTACCTGTTTAAAAAAGGGCAACCGATTCATATCTTGTAG